A genome region from Marinifilum sp. JC120 includes the following:
- a CDS encoding BMC domain-containing protein, with product MMSSNALGMVETKGLVGSVEAADAMVKAANVTLVGREQVGGGLVTVLVRGDVGAVKAAVDAGAAAAERVGELRSVHVIPRPHSEVEVILPKCAVK from the coding sequence ATTATGTCATCCAATGCTCTCGGAATGGTAGAAACTAAAGGTTTGGTCGGCTCTGTTGAAGCAGCCGATGCTATGGTTAAAGCAGCAAACGTAACTCTCGTCGGCCGTGAACAGGTCGGTGGCGGCCTCGTAACCGTTTTGGTTCGCGGCGATGTTGGTGCTGTTAAAGCAGCAGTAGACGCAGGTGCAGCAGCAGCTGAACGCGTAGGCGAACTGCGCAGCGTACACGTGATACCCCGTCCTCACAGCGAAGTGGAAGTTATTCTTCCCAAATGCGCTGTAAAGTAA
- the eutJ gene encoding ethanolamine utilization protein EutJ: protein MDFSAIDQKISDLESCIENTVSVSPDEELLVGVDLGTAYIVVVVLNSKKEPVACAMEFARVIKDGLVVDYMGATRITRKLVGELEERLGRKLERAAIAVPPGTGEKDCSTHQYVVEGAGLEVTSILDEPTAANAVLGLENGVIVDIGGGTTGLSVLEDGKVVYVADEATGGTHVTLVLSGNYKVSFEEAEDLKKVKERQNEILPVVRPVVQKMGTIVKSHIKDRDISAIYLVGGTCCLKDMEKVVEKEVGIPVYKPANPFLVTPLGIALNC from the coding sequence ATGGATTTTTCAGCAATTGACCAGAAGATCAGTGATCTTGAGAGCTGCATTGAGAACACCGTTTCCGTCAGTCCTGACGAGGAACTTCTGGTGGGTGTAGATCTCGGTACCGCTTACATCGTGGTGGTTGTCCTGAACAGCAAAAAAGAACCTGTGGCCTGCGCCATGGAATTTGCTCGGGTCATCAAAGACGGTCTGGTTGTTGATTACATGGGCGCAACCCGCATCACCCGCAAGTTGGTGGGCGAGCTTGAAGAAAGGCTGGGACGTAAGCTGGAACGCGCAGCCATCGCAGTTCCTCCGGGAACCGGGGAAAAGGACTGCTCCACTCATCAGTATGTGGTGGAAGGTGCCGGGCTGGAAGTTACTTCCATTCTGGACGAACCAACCGCAGCCAACGCTGTGCTTGGTCTTGAAAACGGTGTCATCGTCGATATCGGCGGCGGCACTACCGGGCTTTCTGTTCTGGAAGACGGCAAAGTCGTTTACGTAGCTGACGAAGCTACCGGCGGAACCCACGTGACTCTGGTTCTTTCCGGTAACTACAAGGTCAGTTTTGAAGAAGCCGAAGATTTGAAAAAAGTTAAGGAACGACAGAACGAGATCCTGCCTGTTGTTCGTCCGGTAGTCCAGAAAATGGGCACCATCGTTAAGAGTCACATCAAGGATCGCGATATTTCAGCCATCTACCTTGTAGGCGGTACATGCTGTCTCAAGGACATGGAAAAAGTGGTGGAAAAAGAAGTGGGTATCCCGGTCTACAAACCGGCCAACCCGTTTTTAGTAACTCCACTGGGCATCGCCCTGAACTGCTAG
- a CDS encoding BMC domain-containing protein yields the protein MNLRTIGCVELNSVALGIHTADEMLKAAQVELVMARPTCPGRYIVVVTGDTGSVKSSVEVGCEIGADMVVDHFTIASVHEDVIPALSGTSIVPQIDALGVIETYTIASCILAADAAAKSADVSLIEIRMAAGLGGKAYVTMTGDVGSVSASVEAGVEGVGESGPVHSHVVIPSPSEGIKEQLI from the coding sequence ATGAATTTACGTACTATCGGTTGTGTAGAATTGAACAGCGTTGCCCTCGGCATACACACCGCAGATGAAATGCTCAAAGCAGCACAGGTCGAGCTGGTTATGGCCCGCCCCACCTGTCCGGGCAGATATATTGTTGTTGTTACCGGGGATACCGGGTCGGTAAAGAGTTCCGTTGAAGTCGGTTGCGAAATCGGCGCGGATATGGTCGTTGATCATTTCACCATCGCCAGCGTGCACGAGGATGTTATCCCCGCTCTGAGCGGAACTTCCATTGTTCCGCAGATTGATGCGCTGGGTGTGATTGAAACCTACACTATCGCATCCTGTATCCTTGCAGCGGACGCCGCAGCCAAGTCTGCTGATGTAAGCCTGATCGAAATTCGCATGGCAGCAGGGCTTGGCGGTAAAGCATATGTGACCATGACCGGTGATGTGGGGTCCGTGAGTGCCTCTGTTGAGGCCGGAGTGGAAGGTGTCGGCGAGTCCGGACCTGTTCACAGTCACGTGGTTATTCCTTCCCCCAGCGAAGGCATTAAAGAGCAGTTGATTTAA
- a CDS encoding electron transport complex protein RnfC — MAVNIVDIIRETGVVGAGGAGLPTHVKAEATVDTVLVNGASCEPLLMSDPYLMEAEVDTMIRGLEAIMDCTGAKKGIICLKGKHAKAVKAVEAAVGRDTSGRLECFVLKDFYPAGDEQVLVYEVLGRTVPERGIPLQVGAVVSNTESLFNVALAIDGKPVTHRYLTVAGEIKTPMVVKVPVGTLVSDVLEFAGGPTISDYKVVDGGPMMGRVLPDTNQPVTKTTSGLLVLPPNHNVVAGKVMDPAKIRRITNTICCQCSRCTDLCPRNLLGHSLHPHKLMRVIANNELDSEIAKEALLCSECGICEKFACPMMISPREVNAQIKQILMKERVTWESKGNELKANPFRESRAIPTKRLIQRLNLTKYDGHPEYAGEFTPSVVNIRLGQHIGAPAQCVVSAGDKVSCGDLLGEIPEGAMGARVHASIDGVVESVENGVVVIKK, encoded by the coding sequence ATGGCTGTAAATATAGTTGATATTATTCGCGAGACAGGCGTTGTCGGTGCCGGTGGTGCCGGCCTGCCGACTCACGTTAAAGCTGAAGCAACAGTAGATACCGTTCTGGTAAACGGTGCCTCCTGTGAACCGCTGCTCATGAGCGATCCTTACCTCATGGAAGCGGAAGTAGATACCATGATCCGCGGTCTCGAAGCGATCATGGATTGCACTGGAGCCAAGAAAGGCATCATCTGTCTCAAGGGCAAACACGCTAAGGCTGTTAAGGCTGTTGAAGCTGCTGTCGGACGTGACACTTCCGGTCGTCTCGAGTGCTTTGTACTTAAAGATTTTTACCCTGCCGGTGACGAGCAGGTGCTGGTTTACGAAGTTCTGGGCCGTACTGTTCCCGAACGCGGCATTCCCCTTCAGGTGGGTGCTGTGGTCAGTAACACCGAGTCCCTGTTCAACGTTGCCCTTGCCATAGACGGTAAGCCGGTTACTCATCGCTACCTGACCGTTGCCGGGGAAATTAAGACCCCCATGGTTGTTAAAGTTCCCGTGGGTACCCTTGTTTCCGATGTGCTCGAATTCGCTGGTGGACCGACCATTTCCGACTACAAAGTCGTTGACGGCGGTCCCATGATGGGCCGGGTCCTTCCCGATACCAACCAGCCGGTAACCAAGACCACCAGCGGACTTCTGGTCCTGCCCCCGAACCATAACGTGGTAGCAGGCAAGGTCATGGACCCCGCAAAGATCCGCCGCATCACTAACACTATCTGCTGTCAGTGTTCCCGCTGCACCGATCTTTGCCCGCGTAACCTGCTCGGACATTCGCTGCATCCTCACAAACTGATGCGGGTGATCGCCAACAACGAGTTGGACAGCGAGATCGCCAAGGAAGCACTACTTTGTTCCGAGTGCGGCATCTGTGAAAAATTCGCCTGCCCCATGATGATTTCACCGCGTGAGGTTAATGCCCAGATCAAGCAGATTCTGATGAAGGAACGCGTGACTTGGGAATCCAAAGGCAACGAGCTGAAAGCCAACCCGTTCCGCGAGAGCAGAGCCATTCCCACCAAGCGTCTGATTCAGCGTTTGAACCTGACCAAGTATGACGGTCATCCTGAATACGCAGGTGAGTTCACACCTTCCGTGGTCAACATCCGTCTCGGTCAGCACATCGGTGCCCCGGCGCAGTGTGTTGTTTCCGCAGGAGATAAGGTCAGCTGCGGTGACTTGCTCGGTGAAATTCCCGAAGGCGCAATGGGCGCAAGGGTTCACGCCAGCATTGACGGCGTTGTTGAAAGCGTTGAGAACGGCGTAGTCGTTATTAAGAAATAA
- a CDS encoding ethanolamine utilization protein EutN, with product MIICKVVGNVWATRKEETLSGEKLMVVQRLDIEEKGSEEIFVAVDCVGAGIGEQVLVTTGSSARMALRNHDAPVDASIVGIIDEVQAQV from the coding sequence ATGATTATCTGCAAAGTTGTCGGCAATGTCTGGGCCACCCGCAAAGAGGAGACTCTGAGCGGAGAGAAGCTGATGGTTGTTCAGCGGCTCGATATTGAAGAAAAGGGCAGTGAAGAAATTTTCGTAGCCGTGGACTGCGTGGGCGCAGGCATCGGCGAGCAGGTTCTGGTTACCACCGGAAGTTCCGCACGCATGGCCCTGCGTAACCATGATGCTCCGGTTGATGCTTCCATCGTGGGCATTATCGACGAAGTTCAGGCACAGGTCTAA
- a CDS encoding iron-containing alcohol dehydrogenase, whose amino-acid sequence MTQFYGKTKICYGEDALDNLETIPATRAFIVTDSFMVKTGFADRVRTHLDRNGIPYIIFDEVEPDPSLETVTKGAQIFLKNQADLIIALGGGSPIDAAKSISFFASKALEGKTKPTLVAIPTTSGTGAEVTSIAVVTDKVNEVKIPLNDEMLIPDMAILDARFTRSLPPHVTAATGMDVLTHAIEAYTSRQANAFTSIYARYAIRYVFKYLKRAYINGDDMEARENMLLGSCMAGMAFNNSGLGITHSIAHSLGGIFHVPHGLANAVVLSHVIKFNSFDVGIRYHEIATMLGLPAETVEEGTRSLIDAVCELNESMGIPNNVGALKIDESVFKTSLNTIARNVLDDICTAGNPRIPSRDDVKELLLKAW is encoded by the coding sequence GTGACACAGTTCTACGGAAAAACAAAAATCTGCTACGGCGAGGACGCTCTGGATAATCTGGAGACTATTCCGGCTACGCGGGCTTTTATTGTTACCGATTCCTTTATGGTTAAGACCGGGTTTGCTGACCGGGTCCGTACTCATCTGGATCGTAATGGGATTCCCTACATCATTTTTGATGAGGTTGAACCCGATCCTTCCCTTGAGACAGTTACCAAGGGAGCACAGATTTTCCTTAAAAATCAGGCCGACCTGATCATTGCTCTCGGCGGCGGGTCGCCCATTGATGCGGCTAAGTCCATTTCTTTCTTCGCCAGCAAGGCCCTTGAAGGAAAGACCAAACCCACGTTGGTTGCTATCCCCACCACAAGTGGTACCGGAGCAGAAGTTACCAGCATCGCCGTGGTCACCGACAAGGTCAATGAGGTCAAGATTCCCCTCAATGATGAAATGCTCATCCCGGATATGGCTATCCTTGATGCTCGTTTCACTCGTTCCCTGCCGCCGCATGTTACTGCTGCAACAGGTATGGATGTGCTGACCCACGCCATTGAGGCTTACACTTCCCGTCAGGCCAACGCTTTTACTTCCATCTACGCAAGATACGCTATTCGTTACGTATTCAAGTATCTCAAGCGGGCCTACATCAATGGTGATGACATGGAAGCACGCGAGAACATGCTGCTCGGTTCCTGCATGGCAGGCATGGCTTTCAATAACAGCGGACTGGGTATCACCCATTCAATCGCCCATTCCCTCGGCGGAATTTTCCATGTGCCGCATGGTCTGGCAAATGCGGTAGTCCTGTCCCACGTAATCAAGTTCAACAGCTTTGATGTGGGCATCCGTTATCATGAAATTGCCACCATGCTGGGACTGCCCGCAGAAACCGTTGAAGAAGGCACCAGATCCCTCATCGATGCGGTTTGTGAACTCAACGAGTCCATGGGTATTCCTAACAACGTTGGCGCATTGAAGATTGATGAAAGTGTTTTCAAGACCAGCCTGAACACCATTGCCCGCAACGTGCTCGATGATATCTGCACTGCAGGCAACCCCAGAATTCCTTCTCGTGATGACGTAAAGGAACTTCTGCTCAAGGCTTGGTAG
- a CDS encoding BMC domain-containing protein yields MDTLGIVECWNIAPGVRIADAMMKAADVDLVRASTICSGRYLIFVSGERAAVSASVDSANADGGKIKASFVISSLSPEVAAVLKSPVAIANVQSIGVIECRNVSTGVVAADTAVKRSGVELARFVAGQGINGKSYFVMSGDVAAVQEAADAASAVLGNNLVEAVVIPGPDASVVKALVRGTR; encoded by the coding sequence ATGGATACGCTGGGAATAGTTGAATGCTGGAACATCGCACCCGGAGTACGCATTGCGGATGCCATGATGAAAGCCGCGGATGTAGATCTTGTCCGTGCTTCCACTATTTGTTCCGGCAGATATCTGATCTTTGTCTCCGGTGAGCGTGCAGCTGTGTCAGCCAGTGTCGATTCTGCCAATGCAGACGGCGGCAAGATCAAGGCCAGCTTTGTTATTTCCAGCCTTTCTCCGGAAGTGGCGGCTGTGTTGAAAAGCCCCGTTGCCATTGCAAATGTTCAGTCTATCGGGGTTATTGAGTGTCGTAATGTTTCCACTGGAGTGGTTGCAGCGGATACGGCAGTCAAGCGTTCAGGTGTTGAGCTTGCCCGTTTTGTAGCAGGGCAGGGTATTAACGGTAAATCATATTTCGTTATGAGCGGCGATGTTGCCGCGGTTCAGGAAGCCGCAGATGCTGCATCTGCCGTTTTGGGCAACAATCTTGTTGAGGCGGTCGTCATCCCCGGACCCGACGCCTCGGTCGTAAAGGCCTTAGTACGGGGAACGAGGTAA
- a CDS encoding BMC domain-containing protein encodes MMDNDNKQRIIQEYVPGKQVTLAHLIASPHRDIYLKLGLDDNSSGAIGIMTITPSEGVIIASDVATKAASVEIGFLDRFGGSLLILGDVASVEASLRAVLDYFEGTLHYSSVELTRS; translated from the coding sequence ATGATGGACAATGACAACAAACAGCGCATTATTCAGGAATACGTTCCCGGTAAGCAGGTTACTCTTGCCCATCTTATTGCCAGCCCGCACCGGGATATCTATCTCAAGCTCGGTCTGGATGATAATTCTTCCGGGGCCATCGGCATTATGACTATCACCCCTAGTGAGGGTGTGATCATCGCCTCTGATGTTGCCACCAAGGCTGCTTCTGTGGAGATCGGTTTTCTGGATCGCTTCGGCGGTTCATTGCTGATTCTGGGAGATGTTGCCAGCGTGGAAGCTTCGCTTCGTGCCGTACTCGATTACTTTGAGGGTACCCTGCATTACTCTTCTGTGGAGCTGACTAGATCCTAA